One window of the Rosa rugosa chromosome 3, drRosRugo1.1, whole genome shotgun sequence genome contains the following:
- the LOC133739169 gene encoding uncharacterized protein At5g03900, chloroplastic-like, whose translation MDVVDACGGRVTIGDVSSRAGLKLNEAQNALQALAADTEGFLEVSDEGDVLYVFPKDYRAKLLAKSFRLRIEPLLEKAKAGTKYVVRISFGTALIASIVLVYTTIIVALSSSRSEDDNRGRRGRSYDSWFTFYMSPCDLFWRSSRL comes from the exons ATGGACGTTGTCGACGCCTGCGGAGGGAGAGTGACGATTGGTGACGTCTCCAGCAGAGCTGGGCTCAAGCTCAATGAGGCTCAAAACGCTTTGCAGGCTCTCGCTGCCGACACTGAGGGCTTCTTGGAG GTCTCGGATGAAGGCGATGTGCTTTATGTTTTCCCCAAAGATTATCGAGCAAAGCTTCTTGCCAAATCGTTTCGATTGAGAATTGAGCCTCTGCTGGAGAAAGCAAAG GCCGGGACCAAGTATGTAGTGAGGATTTCATTTGGAACTGCCCTCATTGCCTCCATTGTTCTTGTTTATACTACAATCATTGTTGCCCTTTCTTCCAGTAGGAG CGAGGATGACAATCGTGGACGACGTGGAAGATCATATGATTCGTGGTTCACTTTTTACATGAGTCCCTGTGACCTCTTTTG GAGAAGTAGCAGACTGTAA
- the LOC133737127 gene encoding probable E3 ubiquitin-protein ligase ARI10, with the protein MDDMNHESDDGYESAESGDEEAMNYDDDLLVDDKVDDFGQSRSPQENYIVLEEEEIAKLQDNYIAEVSTVLSISKSDACLLLPHFHWRVDELKDEWFANEDKVREKVGLLKKPIVEHNARANLRIPCGICFEEYNFDRCILSASCGHPFCRDCWAGYISKTICDGGPACLRLRCPEPSCSAAVGPDLIQKVLLNSNREAEHGKYKTYLLRSYVEDQRKIKWCPAPDCNCAIQFDTLGGMVSYDVSCLCSHSYCWNCTEENHRPVDCETVGKWILKNKDDSQNAQWILVNSKPCPQCKRPIEKNQGCNHMTCSAPCGYQFCWLCLGPHKNYRGCYCNSYRPGSVDNNPETSRNMNETARKRAKKYLERYIHYYERWENNGRSKGKAIEEFDKVKTEHIKQLGEIHGNTKEHEYDFIIEAWQQIIECRQVLRWTYAYGYYMPEDAYAKKHLFECLQGHAEFSLERLHNCAESELQQFLVLSPSAASDTFKEFKTKLVGLTKVTGTYFKRLVTALEERLPETSRYGAGAAYEETDWTCDQCTYINVGSAVTCAACFEQNPQGYWSCDRCTIFNPVTTTTTKIESDDG; encoded by the coding sequence ATGGACGATATGAACCATGAGAGTGATGACGGTTATGAATCCGCAGAGAGTGGCGATGAAGAAGCAATGAACTACGATGACGATCTTCTAGTAGATGATAAAGTCGATGACTTTGGTCAGAGTAGGTCTCCACAGGAAAATTATATtgttttggaagaagaagaaattgcaaAACTTCAGGATAATTATATTGCAGAAGTCTCTACCGTTCTCTCCATATCCAAATCCGATGCATGCTTACTGCTCCCTCACTTCCATTGGAGGGTTGATGAACTAAAGGATGAATGGTTTGCCAATGAAGATAAAGTTAGAGAAAAGGTAGGTTTGTTGAAGAAACCTATAGTTGAACATAATGCTAGGGCAAATCTAAGAATTCCTTGCGGAATTTGTTTTGAAGAGTACAACTTTGATCGTTGTATTTTGTCAGCCTCTTGTGGCCATCCTTTTTGTCGAGATTGCTGGGCAGGTTATATTAGCAAAACAATATGTGACGGTGGTCCGGCGTGTTTGAGGCTAAGGTGTCCTGAACCATCATGTAGTGCAGCAGTTGGTCCTGATTTGATCCAAAAGGTATTGTTGAACTCAAACCGAGAAGCTGAGCATGGCAAGTACAAGACCTATCTGTTAAGATCTTACGTCGAAGATCAGAGGAAGATCAAGTGGTGTCCTGCCCCGGATTGTAACTGCGCAATTCAGTTTGATACTTTGGGTGGAATGGTGTCATATGATGTTTCATGTCTTTGCTCGCATAGCTATTGCTGGAATTGTACTGAGGAGAATCATCGTCCTGTGGATTGCGAAACTGTGGGGAAGTGGATTTTGAAGAATAAGGATGATTCTCAAAATGCGCAGTGGATACTGGTTAATTCCAAGCCTTGCCCCCAGTGCAAAAGACCAATTGAGAAGAACCAAGGCTGTAATCACATGACGTGCAGTGCTCCCTGTGGGTACCAGTTTTGCTGGTTATGCCTCGGGCCACATAAAAATTACAGAGGTTGCTATTGCAATAGTTATAGGCCGGGGTCAGTTGATAATAATCCCGAGACATCTAGGAATATGAATGAGACGGCAAGGAAGAGGGCAAAGAAGTATTTAGAGAGATATATTCATTACTATGAACGCTGGGAAAACAATGGAAGATCAAAGGGAAAAGCTATTGAGGAGTTTGATAAGGTGAAGACCGAGCACATTAAGCAACTTGGAGAGATACATGGAAACACAAAAGAGCATGAATACGATTTTATCATAGAGGCCTGGCAACAGATTATTGAGTGCAGGCAAGTATTGCGATGGACTTATGCATATGGCTACTACATGCCTGAGGATGCTTATGCTAAGAAGCACCTATTCGAGTGCTTGCAAGGCCATGCTGAGTTTAGCCTGGAAAGGCTTCACAATTGCGCTGAGAGCGAACTGCAACAGTTTCTGGTCTTATCACCATCAGCAGCTTCTGACACTTTCAAAGAGTTTAAAACAAAACTCGTGGGCCTGACAAAGGTGACCGGAACTTATTTCAAAAGGTTGGTTACTGCATTGGAGGAGAGGCTTCCGGAGACGAGCCGATATGGAGCTGGGGCTGCTTATGAGGAGACTGATTGGACATGTGACCAATGTACCTATATCAATGTAGGGTCTGCCGTTACCTGTGCAGCATGTTTTGAGCAAAATCCGCAAGGTTACTGGTCTTGTGACCGCTGTACGATTTTCAATCCGGTGACtaccactactacaaaaattgaatcagacgacGGTTAA